In Mytilus edulis chromosome 4, xbMytEdul2.2, whole genome shotgun sequence, the following proteins share a genomic window:
- the LOC139521040 gene encoding free fatty acid receptor 4-like: MVDTTENKSYFFDEEVGWGNRSYFTFFSEFNRPWKGLSYLESVIYIVLFLISMFVNILIFYQIINIKSTRTVTNYFMCNLALADIFFTLTSPLIAIQRITETWVLGGFICHMMVFNLFVSGSVIIWTMTMISIDRYICINRPSSKKITPRMAIIFIIIIWIGGFSVSSPIAMYFVVRQFPFGTQTVKICTLIWPVSKIRISVVFTVFLCALGFLIPLAILAVNYFLILKRFCKSRRAIASINGNTLTKNKRHREARDLRVIQTLVLVVVLFLLMWSPIFIVFVLIQLDGMDDKMKMSSQMFIATLAIAVCNGCLNPFVYGIRNYRIKRSVLRCLLHRKRQRRIKQDNEPNHNQSVYAMSFTQNSSSVY; this comes from the coding sequence ATGGTAGATACAACAGAGAACAAGTCTTATTTCTTTGATGAAGAGGTTGGCTGGGGAAATAGGTCATACTTTACATTTTTCTCTGAATTCAATCGACCATGGAAAGGACTATCTTATTTGGAATCTGTTATATATATCGTGTTATTTCTAATATCAATGTTTGTTAATATTCTCATATTTTaccaaataataaatattaaaagcaCGCGAACAGTGACAAACTATTTTATGTGCAACTTGGCTTTAGCGGACATCTTCTTTACTCTTACAAGTCCATTAATAGCAATACAACGCATTACTGAAACCTGGGTACTTGGTGGATTTATTTGTCACATGATGGTTTTCAATTTATTTGTCTCCGGTTCCGTCATTATATGGACCATGACAATGATAAGTATTGACCGCTATATATGCATAAACAGACCATCATCAAAGAAAATTACACCTAGAATGGCAATCATTTTCATAATAATTATTTGGATCGGTGGATTTTCGGTATCATCGCCTATTGCAATGTACTTTGTCGTTCGACAATTTCCTTTCGGAACACAAACTGTAAAAATCTGTACACTAATTTGGCCCGTATCTAAGATCCGGATATCTGTCGTTTTCACCGTTTTTCTATGTGCATTAGGATTTTTAATTCCGTTGGCTATTCTCGCAGTGAACTATTTTCTCATATTGAAAAGATTCTGTAAATCCAGACGAGCTATAGCCAGCATTAATGGAAATACGTTAACAAAGAACAAGCGACATAGAGAAGCCCGAGATCTTCGAGTGATTCAAACACTGGTTCTAGTGGTAGTTTTATTCCTGTTAATGTGGTCGCCGatatttattgtatttgttttaattcaattgGACGGTATGGACGATAAAATGAAAATGTCATCTCAAATGTTCATAGCAACTTTAGCCATAGCAGTTTGCAATGGTTGTCTTAATCCATTTGTATATGGAATTCGTAACTATCGGATTAAACGATCTGTTTTAAGATGTCTATTGCATCGAAAGCGACAAAGAAGAATAAAACAAGACAACGAACCAAATCATAACCAGtctgtatatgcaatgagttttACTCAAAACTCAAGTTCTGTTTACTAG